One window of the Deltaproteobacteria bacterium genome contains the following:
- a CDS encoding helix-turn-helix domain-containing protein: MSTEGESLVSINEGARILEVSRRTIYTYVKENKLSLVKKKNRSFLKRDEISQFKESRISTERRKKPGPPRQVSFDPDKYVLIEKKHYEGLLIRLAQLATEAGNLTEKKIFLLEDLRRKKEGVLDRILGFFIK; encoded by the coding sequence ATGAGCACTGAGGGTGAAAGCCTTGTGTCCATTAATGAAGGGGCCCGGATTTTAGAAGTTTCACGCCGAACCATCTACACATATGTCAAGGAAAACAAGCTGTCTCTGGTAAAAAAGAAAAACCGTTCCTTTCTCAAGCGGGATGAAATTAGTCAGTTTAAGGAGTCAAGAATATCAACAGAGAGAAGAAAGAAGCCCGGTCCGCCCCGACAGGTTTCTTTTGACCCTGACAAGTATGTCTTGATTGAGAAGAAGCATTATGAAGGGTTACTCATTCGTCTGGCGCAGCTCGCGACTGAAGCCGGTAATTTAACGGAAAAAAAGATATTTTTACTTGAAGATCTGCGAAGAAAAAAAGAAGGTGTTTTGGATCGTATTTTAGGATTCTTCATAAAGTAA
- a CDS encoding nuclear transport factor 2 family protein: MGLSREEIKEAMAQWGHAWDNHDLDGVMELFHEDGLFENWTGGRAQGREALRQAWTPWFADHGGFKFTAEDLFIDETEQKLLYQWHLDWPSTEKNYEGKPERRYGVDVIHFKDGKIIRKSTYSRTTVEIQGERIRLTA; the protein is encoded by the coding sequence ATGGGACTTTCACGAGAAGAAATCAAAGAGGCCATGGCTCAATGGGGCCATGCCTGGGACAACCACGACCTTGATGGGGTCATGGAACTTTTTCATGAGGACGGCCTCTTTGAAAACTGGACCGGAGGAAGAGCGCAAGGCCGGGAGGCCCTGCGGCAAGCATGGACACCATGGTTCGCAGACCACGGTGGTTTCAAATTCACGGCTGAGGACCTCTTTATTGATGAAACCGAGCAGAAACTCCTCTATCAGTGGCACCTTGACTGGCCCTCGACCGAAAAAAACTATGAAGGAAAGCCGGAACGCAGGTATGGCGTGGATGTCATCCATTTTAAGGATGGAAAAATCATACGCAAGAGCACCTATTCCAGGACGACCGTCGAAATCCAAGGGGAGAGGATCAGGCTTACAGCCTAA
- a CDS encoding radical SAM protein, with the protein MKVLLVSADTEQTGMPVLPLGLACVAAAAQRAGHDVNLKTLMAEQDSLTALKEIIEAFEPEAIGISVRNIDDQTMENPKFLLDSIKEIVTRCQGLSHAPIILGGAGYSIYPQSALDYLKADMGIQGEGEIAFITLLERLHRKADLSGIPGLYLPEGGLQGKVRLLRSLDDCLLPLPEDPPWIPSTLKDQRTWIPVQTRRGCSMDCNYCSTAIIEGRMTRRRSPERVVELMRRYVEAGFKRFAFVDNIFNLPTSYAKALCDQIIAAGISVSWTCIVYPWKMDEELVEKMARAGCRGISLGSESGSSKILKIMNKKFQPEDVRQISGWFKKYSIQQMGFLLLGGPGENKKTVKESLEFTDSLDLESVKITIGIRIYPYTALARIAVRDNIIEPNDDLLFPRFYMTGGLEEWLRKTVSDWTAERPHWG; encoded by the coding sequence ATGAAGGTTCTCCTGGTGTCTGCCGATACAGAGCAGACCGGCATGCCTGTTTTACCTCTAGGGCTGGCCTGCGTCGCCGCGGCAGCTCAAAGAGCCGGACATGACGTAAATCTGAAAACCCTTATGGCTGAGCAGGATAGCCTGACAGCGCTCAAAGAGATCATCGAAGCCTTCGAACCTGAGGCCATTGGAATATCGGTCAGAAATATTGATGACCAGACCATGGAAAACCCAAAATTTCTCCTGGATTCAATCAAAGAAATCGTTACCAGATGCCAAGGTCTTTCTCATGCCCCTATCATCCTCGGAGGTGCGGGTTACAGCATCTACCCGCAAAGCGCGCTGGATTATCTCAAGGCTGACATGGGTATCCAGGGGGAAGGCGAAATAGCTTTTATTACGCTCCTGGAGCGGCTTCATCGCAAGGCCGATCTCTCAGGGATTCCTGGACTATATCTCCCGGAAGGCGGCCTTCAAGGTAAGGTCAGGCTTTTAAGGAGCCTGGACGATTGCCTTCTGCCGCTTCCCGAGGACCCACCCTGGATTCCTTCCACTTTAAAGGACCAGCGGACCTGGATTCCAGTGCAGACGCGGCGGGGATGTTCCATGGATTGCAACTACTGCTCCACGGCGATCATTGAGGGACGGATGACGCGCCGTCGTTCCCCTGAGCGGGTCGTGGAGCTAATGCGCCGGTATGTGGAAGCAGGCTTTAAACGTTTTGCCTTTGTTGACAATATTTTCAATCTGCCGACTTCATATGCCAAGGCGCTTTGCGACCAAATAATAGCCGCTGGGATAAGCGTATCCTGGACCTGTATTGTCTACCCATGGAAGATGGATGAGGAACTGGTGGAGAAGATGGCCAGGGCTGGATGCAGAGGCATCAGTCTGGGGTCTGAAAGCGGTTCAAGCAAAATCCTCAAGATCATGAACAAGAAGTTTCAACCCGAAGATGTACGCCAGATTTCAGGATGGTTTAAAAAATATAGCATTCAACAGATGGGATTTTTATTACTGGGAGGCCCAGGTGAAAATAAAAAGACGGTTAAAGAAAGCCTGGAATTTACCGATTCATTAGACTTAGAGTCTGTGAAAATCACCATAGGCATCCGCATTTATCCTTACACCGCACTTGCCAGAATCGCGGTCAGGGATAATATTATTGAGCCGAATGATGACCTTCTCTTTCCAAGATTCTATATGACCGGGGGTCTGGAAGAGTGGCTGCGAAAAACCGTTAGTGACTGGACGGCTGAACGACCTCACTGGGGCTGA